One Vulcanisaeta thermophila DNA segment encodes these proteins:
- a CDS encoding glycosyltransferase → MKPYISVLITAYNRRGYLRFAVKSVLNQNFDKPFEVIIIKNFEDPYVDKLSITKGNIKVLNLSNEPIGAYIARGLEEAEGEVVTFLDDDDAFRSNKLKYLYNIFSTNDNIGYFHHLAYVINSENKVIGESIGGPIKEIKLKLEDNLKSSYLCKLVNIGSIMSSIAVRRDVLIRWLPYLRKLFNSPDLFVTLAAFYSGVTLLHEPIKLAYYRVHGNQVSLPWSQSIEVLKVRFMRSSIMNYYGFEYLRSVFRELDKIPLWCNPLGGYSYNVVGLVLRGADRRKVLRVSSYALLRGLMDRSPWRVLSGFLGLLYQLDGGFVRYLINKYYVIRYGLS, encoded by the coding sequence ATGAAGCCTTACATCTCTGTTTTGATTACGGCTTACAATAGGCGTGGATACTTAAGATTTGCTGTGAAGTCCGTACTTAATCAGAATTTCGATAAACCTTTCGAAGTTATCATAATTAAAAATTTCGAAGATCCATACGTAGACAAACTAAGCATTACTAAAGGCAATATTAAGGTATTAAATTTAAGTAATGAGCCCATAGGAGCATACATAGCAAGAGGTTTGGAGGAAGCAGAAGGTGAGGTAGTGACATTTCTTGATGATGATGATGCATTTAGATCCAATAAACTTAAGTACTTATATAATATTTTTTCAACAAATGATAATATTGGGTATTTTCATCACCTTGCTTATGTCATTAACTCTGAGAATAAAGTTATTGGTGAATCAATAGGAGGCCCTATTAAGGAAATAAAATTAAAATTAGAGGATAACTTAAAAAGTTCATATTTATGCAAGCTAGTGAATATAGGCTCCATTATGAGTAGCATTGCTGTTAGACGTGATGTGTTGATTAGATGGTTACCTTACTTAAGGAAGCTGTTTAACAGTCCAGATTTGTTTGTAACACTGGCCGCATTTTATAGTGGGGTTACCTTGCTTCATGAGCCTATAAAGCTAGCTTACTATAGAGTTCACGGAAATCAAGTTTCATTGCCTTGGTCCCAGAGCATTGAAGTATTAAAGGTTAGGTTTATGAGATCTTCCATTATGAATTACTATGGTTTTGAGTATTTACGTTCAGTATTCAGGGAACTTGATAAGATACCTCTTTGGTGTAATCCTTTGGGTGGTTATAGTTATAATGTTGTGGGTTTGGTATTGAGGGGTGCAGATAGGCGTAAGGTTCTTCGAGTGTCGTCATATGCTTTGCTGCGTGGATTGATGGATCGGTCTCCCTGGAGGGTTTTGTCGGGTTTTCTAGGCTTACTTTATCAATTGGATGGTGGGTTTGTTCGTTATTTAATTAATAAGTATTACGTGATTAGATATGGTCTTAGTTGA
- a CDS encoding glycosyltransferase family 4 protein → MRVAFIVSESFTERRHGGFGWLVRLVGGELVRRGFEVYVLAWRDPDYPREYSVGGVKVITYDYHFETKSVFRHLRDYWGALRVIRDVSADVYVSIEAMVETLIAELVRRGSAHVIWAQDPFDWRDYELMASVDPYYRISRVRFLANRVLFGTAYRMADLVLTQAMFYIEKLRRLYGLDPKRIHYLPNPVHPIPEEKSIVKSSEPLICYLARMDPQKRYWLFFELARRFPNLRFVAMGKPGVLYEGRYREVISRYGDLKNLEILGFVPEERKREILDKCWVLVLPSIREGLPIAMLEALAHKVALLSSVNPDGLTERFGYWAKEDDFSKGLEYLLKNDRWRALGEKGYAYVRENHELNRVMDELTYYLETVVGGHG, encoded by the coding sequence ATGAGGGTTGCTTTTATTGTTAGTGAGTCCTTTACTGAGAGGAGGCATGGTGGTTTTGGTTGGCTTGTGAGGTTGGTGGGTGGGGAGCTTGTTAGGCGTGGTTTTGAGGTTTATGTCTTGGCTTGGCGTGATCCTGATTATCCCAGGGAGTACTCCGTGGGCGGTGTTAAGGTCATAACCTATGATTATCATTTCGAGACGAAATCTGTTTTTAGACATTTACGTGATTATTGGGGTGCGTTGAGGGTTATTAGGGATGTAAGTGCTGATGTCTACGTGAGTATTGAGGCTATGGTAGAGACTTTGATAGCCGAGTTAGTTAGGCGTGGTAGTGCCCATGTGATTTGGGCCCAGGATCCCTTTGATTGGCGTGATTATGAGCTCATGGCATCTGTGGATCCGTATTATAGGATTTCCAGGGTTAGGTTCCTCGCTAATAGGGTTTTATTTGGTACTGCTTATAGAATGGCTGATCTAGTGCTTACTCAAGCCATGTTCTACATTGAGAAGTTAAGAAGGCTTTATGGGCTGGATCCCAAGCGTATTCACTACCTACCAAACCCGGTGCATCCAATTCCTGAGGAGAAATCCATAGTGAAGTCCAGTGAGCCCTTGATATGCTACCTCGCTAGGATGGACCCACAAAAGCGTTACTGGTTATTCTTTGAGCTGGCAAGGAGGTTTCCTAACCTACGGTTCGTGGCGATGGGCAAGCCGGGCGTACTTTATGAGGGCAGGTATAGAGAAGTTATTAGTAGGTACGGTGACCTGAAGAACCTGGAGATACTGGGTTTCGTGCCTGAGGAGAGGAAGAGGGAGATCCTGGATAAGTGTTGGGTTTTGGTGCTGCCGAGCATTAGGGAGGGTTTGCCAATAGCGATGCTGGAGGCCCTGGCCCATAAGGTGGCGTTGCTGAGTTCCGTAAACCCGGACGGTTTAACAGAGAGGTTTGGTTACTGGGCTAAGGAGGATGATTTCTCAAAGGGTCTTGAGTACCTGCTTAAGAATGATAGATGGAGGGCTCTAGGGGAGAAGGGTTATGCCTACGTTAGGGAGAATCATGAGCTGAATAGGGTAATGGATGAGCTCACGTATTATTTAGAAACTGTGGTGGGAGGGCATGGGTAG
- a CDS encoding glycosyltransferase family 4 protein has product MMKIVALTHGLWYGGAQAVILNYLSLLKAKGVDLDVVTCDNSNKQFLSGLNDLGIRIHKVPCKVVDGYPDLFIEAAANVVKEAEIIWITDIEYLAAPRIKRLTAVPIVAHLHSYALICPWWAASYGLQETCTRSCRNDIFRFTKCKILRNRIRHQYELYNYTKVHELLTTIKAPIDYFKWLEKGNVIKYIDALIAVSKAVKDLHLLHLPELKEKPFEVIYNPVIIPEKFLKRSLDMEYNGNSNIIVYASGFQVAKGIHILIRALKIASKDVPQIRLAVTRSKPGEEALIYLARKEGVDGLIDFYGSLPKSDLYALYINSRAVVVPSIWPEPFSVVALEANKLGVPVVASNIGGLPEVVEDGVTGILVKPNDPNALAEGIVKVFNQKFSREKISIISRQKFDVDTIIKQFLNFLQKIT; this is encoded by the coding sequence ATGATGAAGATAGTCGCTTTAACTCATGGTTTATGGTATGGTGGTGCTCAAGCAGTAATTCTTAACTATCTATCACTATTAAAGGCTAAAGGAGTCGATCTTGACGTAGTAACTTGCGATAACTCTAATAAGCAGTTTTTAAGCGGATTAAACGATCTAGGAATTCGTATTCATAAAGTTCCCTGTAAGGTTGTTGATGGCTATCCAGATCTCTTCATAGAGGCGGCAGCAAATGTCGTTAAGGAAGCCGAAATAATCTGGATTACGGACATAGAGTACTTAGCTGCTCCTAGAATTAAGAGACTTACTGCTGTACCGATAGTGGCTCATCTACATTCATATGCCTTGATATGCCCATGGTGGGCCGCGTCCTATGGTCTTCAAGAAACCTGTACTAGGAGCTGCAGAAATGATATTTTCAGGTTTACAAAGTGTAAAATCCTTAGGAATAGGATAAGGCATCAATATGAACTTTATAATTACACAAAGGTTCATGAACTGCTTACAACTATAAAGGCTCCTATCGATTATTTTAAATGGCTCGAGAAGGGGAATGTTATTAAATACATAGATGCATTGATTGCCGTATCAAAGGCCGTTAAGGATCTTCATCTCTTACACCTACCTGAACTAAAAGAAAAACCATTCGAAGTCATTTATAATCCCGTGATCATTCCAGAGAAGTTTCTTAAGCGCTCATTAGATATGGAGTACAATGGTAATAGTAATATTATAGTCTATGCTTCAGGTTTTCAGGTCGCTAAGGGTATACACATACTAATAAGAGCACTAAAGATAGCTTCTAAGGATGTGCCACAAATTAGGTTAGCCGTAACTCGTTCAAAACCTGGAGAAGAAGCTCTAATTTACCTTGCAAGGAAAGAAGGTGTGGATGGGCTTATCGATTTTTACGGTTCATTACCAAAAAGCGATCTTTATGCTCTTTATATTAACTCGAGAGCTGTAGTCGTGCCTAGCATATGGCCAGAGCCATTCTCTGTTGTAGCACTTGAGGCAAATAAATTAGGTGTTCCTGTCGTGGCCAGTAATATTGGGGGTCTTCCAGAGGTAGTTGAAGATGGGGTCACTGGAATCTTGGTAAAACCTAACGATCCAAATGCTCTAGCTGAAGGAATTGTTAAAGTCTTTAATCAAAAATTTTCGAGAGAAAAAATAAGTATAATTTCAAGGCAAAAATTCGACGTAGATACTATCATAAAGCAATTCCTAAACTTTCTTCAAAAGATTACATAA
- a CDS encoding glycosyltransferase family 4 protein, which translates to MVRPRLLVFTELYLPEGSGGELATHLFLSFLSKYFDVTVVTGTSRPAPEVYRFGRVVVVPWFKDLKPMVWLKLLINARWFKRLVRDSQVVYVPSHKLLPITTVVKHINKDARVVVHLHNYQLISYTSIYINGLKPSLITDALVEYLENGSLLRALATGLISWSNIMNSAALRYADEVICVSKAQLKILGRFIPSIGRKATVIYNPLPPIPSIEKKPEETPSMIYAGGGSYVKGFHILLEALPRILKNNLRIYITAGRRIPQKSLKALKYVEKLYPSPSRVFLLGRLERRQYLNLHEKAWALLFPSIWEEPLPYAVMESMALGTIPIASRVGGVPEIVGGSPAEEYMFMPGDVEGFVDRVDRVLTLTRGELEDIGGKLREHVVRRFDQRKIERAFLNLIYKVLSS; encoded by the coding sequence ATGGTGAGGCCTAGGCTGTTGGTTTTTACTGAGCTTTACCTACCTGAGGGCAGTGGTGGTGAGTTAGCTACGCACTTGTTCCTTAGTTTTTTGTCTAAGTATTTTGATGTTACGGTTGTTACGGGTACTTCTAGGCCTGCGCCCGAGGTTTATAGGTTCGGTAGGGTTGTTGTTGTGCCTTGGTTTAAGGATTTAAAGCCCATGGTCTGGCTTAAGTTGTTAATTAATGCTAGATGGTTTAAGAGACTTGTAAGGGATTCCCAGGTTGTTTATGTTCCATCTCATAAGTTATTACCTATTACCACGGTCGTAAAACACATAAATAAAGATGCCAGGGTTGTTGTTCATCTCCATAATTATCAACTCATAAGTTATACGTCAATATACATTAATGGATTAAAGCCATCACTAATTACTGATGCCCTAGTGGAGTATCTAGAGAATGGTAGTCTTCTAAGAGCTTTAGCCACTGGATTAATAAGCTGGAGTAATATAATGAATAGTGCAGCTCTAAGGTATGCCGACGAGGTTATATGCGTCTCGAAGGCGCAGCTCAAGATCCTAGGAAGATTTATCCCAAGCATAGGGAGGAAGGCTACGGTAATCTACAACCCTTTACCACCAATACCAAGTATAGAGAAGAAGCCCGAGGAGACTCCTTCCATGATATACGCTGGCGGAGGCAGTTATGTAAAGGGGTTTCATATACTGTTAGAGGCCCTACCAAGGATTCTTAAGAACAACCTCAGGATCTACATAACGGCTGGCAGGAGAATCCCTCAGAAAAGCCTTAAAGCACTAAAATATGTAGAAAAGTTATACCCCAGCCCTAGTCGAGTATTTCTCCTAGGAAGACTTGAACGTAGGCAATACCTAAATCTTCATGAGAAAGCATGGGCTCTCTTATTCCCATCGATATGGGAGGAGCCATTACCATATGCGGTAATGGAGTCCATGGCACTGGGAACAATACCAATAGCCTCCAGGGTTGGGGGTGTGCCTGAGATAGTTGGTGGGAGTCCTGCTGAGGAGTATATGTTCATGCCTGGGGATGTTGAGGGGTTTGTGGATAGGGTGGATAGGGTATTGACTCTTACCCGTGGGGAGCTGGAGGATATTGGAGGTAAGCTGAGGGAGCATGTTGTTAGAAGGTTTGATCAGCGTAAGATAGAACGTGCATTCTTAAATTTAATCTACAAGGTACTGAGTAGTTGA
- a CDS encoding FkbM family methyltransferase, which yields MKVEDIKIHVELLIKLLIKQATYFLYILLRKARNLFVIIYMCKNWYDVLFIQWNIKEKSTILLRNPSISIKLTKNDLYNFLCLIKLLRKNLIDFGDYNKIKLKELDFQFEFSEAGDICTTYILFEEARRKLNFHVHKLSNNVWSIKFDFHGNTIEFHVPFWWLGIFKEIYCDEVYNDPDIKAVDAVIDIGAAFGDSSIYFALKGARHVIALEPLPITYKYLIKNIEINKLSDRIEARNLAVGAETGFLRLFSYKDIMLGKHGSGEGLMVPSIRLSELIDELRKRGMNNLLLKMDCEGCEHDVLPEAARSGSLSYINKLIIEVHGNVKSIIKLLRDQGFKVKIYRVYSPEMVIIRAFRTKR from the coding sequence ATGAAGGTTGAAGATATAAAGATACACGTAGAATTATTAATCAAATTATTAATCAAGCAAGCCACCTATTTCTTGTATATTTTATTACGTAAAGCGAGAAATCTATTTGTGATAATTTATATGTGTAAAAATTGGTATGATGTCTTATTTATACAATGGAATATAAAAGAAAAAAGCACTATACTATTAAGAAATCCAAGTATAAGCATTAAATTAACAAAAAATGATCTATATAATTTTCTATGTTTAATTAAGTTATTAAGGAAGAATTTAATAGATTTTGGGGATTATAATAAAATTAAGCTAAAAGAATTAGACTTTCAATTTGAATTCTCTGAAGCAGGGGACATATGTACAACGTATATCCTTTTTGAAGAGGCGCGCAGAAAATTAAACTTTCATGTACATAAGTTGAGTAATAACGTTTGGTCTATTAAGTTTGATTTCCATGGTAATACTATAGAATTTCATGTGCCTTTTTGGTGGCTTGGTATATTTAAAGAAATTTATTGTGATGAAGTTTATAATGATCCAGATATTAAAGCAGTAGATGCGGTGATAGACATCGGCGCAGCGTTTGGAGATTCTTCAATATACTTTGCCTTAAAAGGAGCAAGGCATGTAATAGCACTAGAGCCCTTACCGATAACTTATAAATACTTAATTAAGAATATCGAAATAAATAAACTATCTGATAGAATAGAGGCTAGAAATTTAGCGGTTGGAGCAGAAACTGGTTTCCTTAGGCTTTTTTCATATAAAGATATCATGTTAGGAAAACATGGCTCTGGTGAAGGTTTAATGGTTCCATCTATACGTTTAAGTGAACTAATTGATGAACTTAGAAAGCGTGGGATGAATAACTTGTTACTTAAAATGGACTGCGAGGGTTGCGAGCATGATGTCCTCCCTGAAGCTGCCAGAAGTGGCTCTCTATCTTACATTAATAAATTAATAATTGAAGTGCATGGTAACGTAAAGTCAATAATAAAACTGCTTAGAGATCAGGGATTTAAAGTTAAGATATACCGGGTGTATTCTCCAGAAATGGTTATTATACGGGCCTTTAGAACTAAAAGATGA